One Drosophila sechellia strain sech25 unplaced genomic scaffold, ASM438219v1 Y_42, whole genome shotgun sequence genomic window, ctcctgttttctttttcactaacACTATCGGAGATGCATACTCTGAATCACTCGGTTTAATAATTCCGTTTTTAGGTACTCATCTAAGATAATctgcagcttttctttttcagtatATGCTAATCTTTTAGGAGAACAAATAAACGGTTTCGGGTCATTTAatcttaattgtatttcacacCGAATCTCCGGTTCATTCGGTCTTTCTTTATTAACATAACAGTTTTCTACCAACTCAATAAATTGACATTTCATATTATGATCCACTTGATTACCTATTTTGTAATCAATTGAGTCATCtattacattaatttcaagCATTTCCCTCTCCGCTGTGCTTATTTCAGCATTGACAGCtttctctaatttatttttaaccttGTCACTAATCATTTGACTTTTACTACTACCTTGACTAACACTATCGCTAACTGTTTTACTATTGTTGtacatatttgtttcttctaacattttatcgcttttcTTGTTACAtcgactttcaattttatccaCTGTAATCATTTTCAAGGTGTCCAGATTCAAGCATAAGTTGCATGCTTCCATAAAGTCTCTTCCCAATACTACATCatgactcatagactcgtttgccactattattaaattaaagtgtattttattcaaattttacATAACgtaacacaatatttttccatatgttTTCAAGGAACTTTTGTTTAATCCGTAAAATGAACTTAAAACTGGTACTTCAATAACATCTTTAGGTACTTTACTAATTTTTATGAACGAAATGGGGCTTCCCGTGTCTATGAGGCATgctgtaataaattttgatttagaattattcaaaaaattaatttcaaaatatcttacGTAATTGTTTTCATCCCCATTCTTGTTTTTCAGGCACTTTGCTGCAAAGTGCCCCATCTCACCACAGGCATAGCATGACCCTTTTACGCGCTTTGGCTTCCTGCACTCTTTGGCCCAGTGTCCCTTCGAATTGCAATTGTAACAACGCAAGAGTGTGCTGCTATTATTGTTCACCGATGCCACCTTCTTGTCTGTTTCATCCATTTCGGTAGTTTCACTTCCGCAAATGCCCGCTTTATGTGCTGGATATCTTCAAAGCATTGGATACGGGCTTGGTTACGTAGCATTTGATTCGGAATACCTTCAATGAGGAGCGCCACCAATTCTTCATCATCCATTTTTATTCCATGTGCAAGCATCACCTTATCGTCTGTCCATTTTCGTTCCTCAAATTTCGCATTGCTTCTAACTTCGACTTCCTCTCACCATACATTGATATAAGCTCAGCCGCCATCTGCTCTGTTGGTAGCAATACACGTTCTGGATCTGCATGCAACCACATGCATGCTTTTCCTTTTATCTTACTGACGATCAACATCTTTATATACGGTTCATGTATTCCATAAACGCTGGCTATATTTTTCACCTGTAGGATCCATTTGCgtgcaaataaaattgttactctttatttatttaaaaaaataaattttattttttattatttaacatttatttggtgataaactttttcacttatactattacgagacactttgttggtagcttatctttagcttcgagctgttgacgatctcgtcccgattcagactgatcttccaattctaagtcctaatccaatcaacctcggccagaagcttttctttcggaaaattaccgaactttcgataaaagctttatgctggaattattccactgcattgtga contains:
- the LOC116803487 gene encoding zinc finger protein GIS2-like — protein: MDETDKKVASVNNNSSTLLRCYNCNSKGHWAKECRKPKRVKGSCYACGEMGHFAAKCLKNKNGDENNYHAS